The proteins below come from a single Chloroflexota bacterium genomic window:
- a CDS encoding molybdopterin-dependent oxidoreductase translates to MGLIDLLKQHVGMVPSPVSAHTRQLHARIQDAEVTVSVCPYCAVGCSQLVYTRDGQILDIEGNDASPINGGTLCPKGAATSGLIASPHRLKTVKYRAPFSDRWEERPLAWAMERIAQRVKETRDATFQHQNADGVTVNRTTAIGHLGGATLDNEENYLIKKLFTAGLGIVAVENQARIUHSSTVPGLGTRLGRGGATTTLNDLANSDCIVIMGSNMAENHPVGFRFVMQAKERGATVIHIDPRFSRTSAMADLFVPIRAGSDLVFLGALVNYVVTHERYFDEYVRHYTNASALIDEGYADTEDLGGLFSGFDTDGQRYDPSSWNQQAHAENGSARHAASQDAQPREGAPSGGSPRSTPTDPTLQDPRCVFQIVKRHFARYTPEMVEQSCGVPQDLFLKVAEAVAQNSGRERTTAFCYAVAWTQHTTGSQMIACCALLQLLLGNIGRPGGGIMALRGHSTIQGSTDIPTLYNLLPGYIPMPTVASEAHHSLDGFLDAEKLDTGIWYELPKYMVSLLKAWYGEAAQPDNDFAYDLLPKIDADHSFQAMLLQMKDGLMQGLFCMGMNPAVGGQNSVLGRQALANLDWLVVRDIHEIETAAFWYDAPEVREGKVRPADIKTEIFLMPVAVAAEKEGSFTNTHRLVQWHDKAVEPPAECRSEADFVYQLGRRLRELYADDNSPAGRQIRAITWEYPTHGPLGEIELEAVVREINGHTVADGALVPGYAALKDDGSTACGCWIYSGIMPEPGKNLARSRHAEGRAFLDWGFAWPGNRRILYNRCSADPEGRPWSERKAWVWWDEAQGRWTGHDEPDFPATKPPAYQPPPDAKGLAAHPGDAPFVRMADGRGALFVMAGLKDGPLPTHYEPWESPVRNALYPGQERSPVAPAFDRPDNRYHEPADPRFPYVLTTYRLTEHHTAGGMSRWVPWLAELQPEGFAEIGTELAASLGIDNGDWVVVSTLRGEVETRALVTDRLRPLTVDGRTLHQIGMPWHFGYGGLATGAIANDLIALVEDPNSRIHEAKSLTCNLRPGRLRPGRSRPTGAPSA, encoded by the coding sequence ATGGGCCTGATCGACCTTCTCAAGCAGCACGTCGGGATGGTCCCCAGCCCCGTCAGCGCACACACCAGGCAGTTGCACGCCCGCATCCAGGATGCTGAGGTCACCGTCAGCGTCTGCCCGTACTGCGCTGTCGGCTGCTCGCAACTGGTCTACACCAGAGACGGCCAGATCCTCGACATCGAGGGGAACGACGCCAGTCCGATCAACGGCGGCACCCTCTGCCCGAAGGGGGCCGCGACCTCCGGCCTGATCGCCAGCCCCCACCGGCTCAAGACCGTCAAGTACCGCGCGCCCTTCTCCGACCGCTGGGAGGAGCGCCCGCTGGCCTGGGCGATGGAGCGCATCGCGCAGCGGGTCAAGGAGACGCGCGACGCCACCTTCCAGCACCAGAACGCGGACGGCGTCACCGTCAACCGGACCACGGCTATCGGGCACCTGGGCGGCGCGACCCTCGACAACGAAGAGAACTACCTGATCAAGAAGCTGTTCACGGCTGGGCTGGGGATCGTCGCCGTCGAGAACCAGGCCCGCATATGACACAGCTCCACCGTGCCCGGTCTGGGCACCCGACTCGGGCGCGGCGGCGCGACCACCACCCTGAATGACCTTGCCAACAGCGACTGCATCGTCATCATGGGCTCGAACATGGCCGAGAACCACCCGGTCGGGTTCCGCTTCGTGATGCAGGCCAAGGAGCGCGGCGCGACGGTCATCCACATCGATCCGCGCTTCTCGCGCACCTCGGCCATGGCCGACCTGTTCGTGCCGATCCGGGCCGGCAGCGATCTCGTCTTCCTGGGCGCGCTGGTCAACTACGTGGTGACCCACGAGCGCTACTTCGACGAGTACGTCCGCCACTACACCAACGCCTCGGCCCTGATCGACGAGGGGTACGCCGACACCGAGGATCTCGGCGGCCTCTTCTCCGGCTTCGACACCGACGGCCAGCGCTACGATCCGTCCTCGTGGAACCAGCAGGCACACGCGGAGAACGGCAGCGCGCGCCATGCGGCCTCGCAGGACGCCCAGCCCCGCGAGGGCGCGCCGTCCGGCGGCTCGCCGCGGTCAACCCCCACCGACCCGACCCTGCAAGACCCCCGCTGCGTCTTCCAGATCGTCAAGCGGCACTTTGCGCGGTACACCCCGGAGATGGTCGAGCAGAGCTGCGGCGTCCCACAGGATCTCTTCCTGAAGGTCGCCGAGGCCGTCGCGCAAAACTCCGGGCGGGAGCGCACCACCGCGTTCTGCTACGCCGTCGCCTGGACCCAGCACACCACCGGCTCGCAGATGATCGCCTGCTGCGCCCTGCTCCAGTTGCTGCTCGGCAACATCGGGCGGCCGGGCGGCGGCATCATGGCGCTGCGCGGGCACTCCACCATCCAGGGTAGCACCGACATCCCGACCCTCTACAACCTGCTGCCCGGCTACATCCCGATGCCGACTGTCGCCTCGGAAGCGCACCATTCGCTCGACGGCTTCCTGGACGCCGAGAAGCTCGACACCGGCATCTGGTACGAGCTGCCGAAGTACATGGTCAGCCTGCTCAAAGCCTGGTACGGCGAGGCGGCCCAGCCCGACAACGACTTTGCCTACGACCTGCTCCCGAAGATCGACGCCGACCACTCGTTCCAGGCGATGCTGCTCCAGATGAAGGACGGCCTGATGCAGGGATTGTTCTGCATGGGCATGAACCCGGCCGTGGGCGGCCAGAACTCGGTGCTGGGGCGGCAGGCGCTGGCGAATCTCGACTGGCTGGTGGTCCGCGACATCCACGAGATCGAGACGGCCGCCTTCTGGTACGACGCGCCAGAGGTCCGCGAGGGCAAGGTCCGCCCCGCCGACATCAAGACCGAGATCTTCCTGATGCCGGTGGCCGTGGCCGCCGAGAAGGAAGGCTCGTTCACCAACACCCACCGGCTGGTGCAGTGGCACGACAAGGCCGTCGAGCCGCCCGCCGAGTGCCGTTCCGAAGCCGACTTCGTCTATCAGCTGGGCCGCCGGCTGCGCGAGCTGTACGCCGACGACAACAGCCCGGCCGGCCGCCAGATCCGCGCCATCACCTGGGAGTACCCGACCCACGGCCCGCTCGGCGAGATCGAGCTGGAAGCCGTCGTGCGGGAGATCAACGGCCACACGGTGGCGGATGGCGCGCTGGTGCCTGGCTACGCCGCCCTCAAAGATGACGGCTCGACGGCCTGCGGCTGCTGGATCTACTCGGGCATCATGCCGGAGCCGGGCAAGAACCTCGCGCGGAGCCGCCACGCCGAGGGCCGCGCCTTCCTCGATTGGGGCTTTGCGTGGCCCGGCAACCGTCGTATCCTCTACAACCGCTGCTCCGCCGATCCCGAGGGCCGCCCCTGGAGCGAGCGCAAGGCCTGGGTCTGGTGGGACGAAGCGCAAGGCCGCTGGACCGGCCACGATGAGCCAGACTTCCCGGCCACCAAACCGCCCGCCTACCAGCCGCCGCCCGACGCGAAGGGGCTGGCCGCTCACCCTGGCGATGCGCCGTTCGTGCGGATGGCCGATGGCCGGGGCGCGCTGTTCGTGATGGCCGGCCTCAAGGATGGCCCGCTGCCGACCCACTACGAGCCGTGGGAGTCGCCCGTCCGCAACGCGCTCTACCCCGGGCAGGAGCGCAGCCCGGTCGCCCCGGCCTTCGACCGCCCGGACAACCGCTACCACGAGCCGGCCGATCCGCGCTTCCCGTACGTCCTGACCACCTATCGCCTCACCGAGCACCACACGGCCGGTGGGATGAGTCGGTGGGTGCCCTGGCTGGCCGAGTTGCAGCCGGAGGGGTTCGCGGAGATCGGGACCGAGCTTGCGGCCAGCCTCGGCATCGACAACGGCGACTGGGTCGTGGTCTCGACC